Proteins from a single region of candidate division KSB1 bacterium:
- a CDS encoding DUF5615 family PIN-like protein yields MKFLADMGISPKTVDFLIALGFESIHLSALKLNKMLDSEILNKAKNEGFILLTHDLDFSELVAASKAKLPSVIIFRLRNMQPNNVNSTLKKIVTNHSSALKQGAIISVTDSQIRVRQLPIKSI; encoded by the coding sequence ATGAAATTTCTTGCAGATATGGGTATTTCCCCAAAAACAGTAGACTTCTTAATTGCACTTGGATTCGAATCTATCCATCTTAGTGCTCTCAAATTAAATAAAATGCTGGATTCTGAAATTCTAAATAAGGCAAAAAATGAAGGTTTCATCCTATTAACCCATGACCTTGATTTCAGTGAATTGGTTGCAGCTAGTAAAGCAAAATTACCAAGTGTGATTATCTTTCGATTGAGAAATATGCAACCAAATAATGTTAATTCTACGCTAAAAAAAATTGTAACTAACCACTCCTCAGCGCTCAAGCAAGGAGCGATTATAAGTGTAACTGACAGCCAAATACGTGTTCGTCAACTTCCAATTAAAAGCATTTAG
- a CDS encoding DUF433 domain-containing protein, whose product MLGFDRITFDPNVMSGRACIRGMRITVSLIVNLVANGMTVKKIMESYPYLEAEDIYESLKYAAWLTDEGIFPLEKATA is encoded by the coding sequence ATGTTAGGATTCGATCGGATAACTTTTGATCCAAATGTGATGAGTGGACGGGCTTGCATAAGGGGAATGAGAATAACAGTTTCCTTAATAGTAAATTTGGTAGCTAATGGTATGACTGTCAAAAAGATTATGGAAAGTTATCCATACCTTGAAGCAGAAGACATTTATGAGTCGTTGAAATATGCTGCCTGGTTAACAGATGAAGGAATTTTTCCACTAGAAAAAGCTACTGCATGA
- the pelG gene encoding exopolysaccharide Pel transporter PelG, whose amino-acid sequence MAGIGFELQKLIRKGTLVSTIQAFMFGSVLSAGPMILTVLCIGIIGWISYGLFHQGILQVFSVTIVYTFAFSLILSGPFQLVFTRYVADKHFIKEFKDIYPGYFTSTVLVMVLALALAVPFYVLLEVWTPVGNILLYKIFGIAAFVFQCIIWQLMGFVGTTKEYQKVTWSYLFGTIVSILVSFLLIPSITVAGGMAGFCSGQLLIIVLLYRITTVELEKKQYWRKEYFVYLKKYYIIALIGLFFNIGIWIDKFLFWDHFEESNGTSFFFTYNYYDVPYFLSFFSIIPAMAYFLILTETNFYKAYSSFMKDILSQPLLIVKQRKNDMITTLKEGMRGMLKLQSITTLLLIVFAEQLLIFLGYRGVSIWLFRVLLLGAFFHVINMNINIIFLYYEMRKRALYLTILFAALNGIFTYISIQLGIQYFGYGFLLAGILTTAISWPLLVYSMKRIDFYIFANQPIESVINTDDKWRFRSSKVLVDEDSQETKIKNKQPEINS is encoded by the coding sequence ATGGCTGGCATAGGCTTTGAGTTACAAAAGCTAATTCGAAAAGGCACATTGGTCTCTACAATCCAGGCCTTTATGTTTGGCTCTGTTTTGTCTGCTGGTCCAATGATATTAACAGTATTATGTATCGGGATCATAGGCTGGATCAGCTATGGCCTGTTTCACCAGGGTATACTTCAAGTTTTCTCTGTAACCATCGTTTACACGTTTGCGTTTTCATTAATCCTCTCGGGCCCTTTTCAACTGGTATTCACAAGATATGTCGCAGACAAACATTTTATCAAAGAGTTTAAGGATATTTATCCCGGATATTTTACTTCCACTGTATTAGTCATGGTATTGGCATTAGCGCTTGCTGTCCCATTCTATGTCTTATTGGAAGTTTGGACTCCGGTAGGCAACATACTTTTATATAAAATATTTGGCATAGCTGCTTTTGTTTTTCAATGCATCATTTGGCAATTAATGGGATTTGTCGGCACGACAAAAGAATATCAAAAAGTAACCTGGTCATATTTATTCGGAACGATCGTCAGTATACTCGTTTCTTTTCTATTAATCCCCTCGATCACCGTAGCAGGCGGGATGGCCGGTTTCTGTTCGGGTCAACTTTTAATCATTGTACTGCTATACCGAATAACCACTGTAGAATTAGAAAAAAAACAATATTGGCGTAAAGAATATTTTGTCTATCTGAAAAAGTACTATATCATCGCCTTAATTGGACTCTTTTTTAATATAGGCATATGGATAGACAAATTTCTATTTTGGGATCATTTCGAGGAATCCAATGGAACCTCTTTTTTCTTCACCTACAACTATTACGATGTACCCTATTTTTTGAGCTTTTTTAGTATTATTCCGGCGATGGCTTATTTTTTAATACTAACAGAAACCAATTTTTACAAAGCTTACTCTTCCTTTATGAAAGACATTCTTAGCCAGCCATTATTAATTGTCAAACAGCGGAAAAATGATATGATTACTACCCTCAAAGAGGGTATGCGGGGAATGCTAAAATTACAAAGTATAACCACTCTACTCCTGATTGTTTTTGCTGAGCAACTCCTTATTTTCCTGGGCTATCGCGGAGTTTCGATTTGGCTATTTCGGGTTTTACTTCTTGGAGCTTTCTTTCATGTAATTAATATGAATATTAATATCATTTTCCTCTATTATGAAATGAGAAAAAGAGCCTTGTATCTTACTATTTTGTTTGCAGCACTAAACGGTATTTTTACATATATCTCAATTCAATTGGGAATCCAATATTTTGGGTATGGATTTTTGCTCGCCGGAATATTAACCACTGCTATTTCCTGGCCGCTTTTAGTGTATTCAATGAAAAGAATCGATTTTTACATTTTCGCAAACCAGCCCATTGAGTCAGTTATCAATACTGATGATAAATGGAGGTTCAGGAGTAGTAAGGTTTTAGTTGATGAAGATTCACAGGAAACAAAAATAAAAAATAAACAACCAGAAATTAATTCATAA
- the pelF gene encoding GT4 family glycosyltransferase PelF, which yields MAKNRKVRVCTIIEGAYPYVFGGVSIWLQQLISNLPEVEFVLWTIVPKKNQPSKFKFPKNVVDMHEVVLENKLKNHTKRYHVNKQWKTIHQFHDKMENGEICQFAEFYKQFSRNEPNALSLENIFKDFQGWELLTEKYNKNHPIMPFIDYYWSWRATHLPLLKMFQAEIPDADIYHAVSTGYAGLLGAIAKVNTGKPFILTEHGIYAKERELEINQSKNYAGYNNRMWKKMFHSLAQIAYVHADKIIALFKRNQELQIHLGAPQDRCEVIPNGIRIEQYKDIQPHKHKGFNVGFIGRMVAIKDVKSFIMAARIIKDQIKDAHFYLIGPQEEQTEYYKELLILVQNLDLKDSVTFTGKVDVKKFFPILDVLCLSSIKEAQPLALIESLMAGVPIVATKVGNVEDILLDDGIVVPPKSPENMADGVMKFAHNSKYRLECIKRGRERAILDYDLDRLIHRYEEIYEQYNVQEKAKWLA from the coding sequence ATGGCAAAGAATAGAAAAGTTAGAGTCTGCACAATCATAGAGGGCGCTTATCCTTACGTCTTTGGTGGAGTCTCCATCTGGTTGCAACAATTAATTTCCAATCTCCCAGAAGTGGAATTCGTTCTTTGGACGATTGTACCGAAAAAAAATCAACCATCGAAATTTAAATTTCCAAAGAATGTTGTCGATATGCATGAAGTTGTGTTAGAAAACAAACTAAAAAACCATACAAAAAGATATCACGTCAACAAACAGTGGAAGACGATTCACCAATTTCATGACAAAATGGAAAATGGAGAAATCTGTCAATTTGCAGAATTTTACAAGCAATTTTCCAGAAATGAACCAAATGCTTTATCGCTCGAGAATATTTTCAAAGATTTCCAAGGTTGGGAACTGCTTACGGAAAAATACAACAAGAACCACCCCATCATGCCTTTTATAGATTATTACTGGAGCTGGCGAGCGACCCATTTACCTTTATTGAAAATGTTTCAAGCTGAAATCCCGGATGCTGATATTTACCATGCGGTCTCTACCGGTTATGCCGGTTTGTTGGGCGCTATCGCCAAAGTCAATACCGGCAAACCATTCATTTTAACCGAGCATGGCATTTACGCCAAAGAACGTGAACTTGAGATTAATCAATCCAAAAATTATGCCGGTTATAATAATCGAATGTGGAAAAAAATGTTTCATTCACTGGCACAGATTGCATATGTCCATGCCGATAAAATTATTGCCTTATTCAAAAGAAACCAGGAATTACAAATCCATTTAGGGGCGCCGCAAGACCGCTGTGAAGTTATTCCAAACGGCATTCGCATTGAACAATACAAAGACATCCAACCTCACAAGCATAAGGGTTTTAATGTAGGTTTCATAGGTCGAATGGTTGCCATCAAGGATGTTAAGAGTTTTATCATGGCTGCTCGAATCATAAAGGATCAAATTAAAGATGCCCATTTCTATTTAATTGGACCACAGGAAGAACAAACGGAGTATTATAAAGAACTGTTGATTCTGGTTCAGAACCTGGATTTAAAAGATTCGGTTACATTTACAGGAAAGGTTGATGTGAAAAAGTTCTTCCCGATTTTAGATGTTCTTTGTTTATCAAGCATTAAGGAAGCTCAACCGCTTGCCTTAATTGAATCTCTCATGGCAGGTGTACCCATTGTTGCAACCAAGGTTGGTAATGTCGAAGATATTTTGTTAGATGATGGAATAGTTGTGCCGCCAAAAAGTCCGGAGAATATGGCAGATGGCGTGATGAAATTTGCACATAATTCCAAATATCGATTGGAATGTATTAAACGAGGTCGCGAAAGAGCTATTTTGGATTATGATCTTGACAGGCTTATTCACCGTTATGAAGAGATATATGAACAATATAATGTTCAGGAGAAAGCCAAATGGCTGGCATAG
- a CDS encoding HEAT repeat domain-containing protein, producing MNWERYLQLKRQQTQSDIRFLPENQSEAKQALALGVIDISQYVEFSLGMEPLLDTVHDPEPDIRKEAIRRIAERRTPLSIQMLHGMLLDEDEEVRLYTASELDRLEDEMQKRIHKLRKALEEDQNDHRNRFELAKTYIEFTRLLVTSEVLGNFFLKKAIELLNKNFDDGVHDANHNLYRGWAFQLKSNYAQALLDLKEAIRHDKSLILAYIVMAEIYFLRGRYDFVKKIMKTMPVHHHQVEEYYAHLYWGN from the coding sequence ATGAATTGGGAACGATACCTACAACTTAAGCGACAACAGACACAATCTGATATTAGATTCCTGCCGGAAAACCAAAGCGAAGCCAAGCAAGCACTGGCGCTTGGAGTGATTGATATCAGTCAGTACGTGGAATTCTCATTGGGTATGGAGCCATTACTGGATACAGTCCATGATCCTGAACCGGATATTCGCAAAGAGGCGATCCGCAGAATTGCCGAACGTAGAACACCATTGTCAATCCAAATGCTTCATGGCATGTTATTAGATGAGGATGAAGAAGTCCGTTTGTATACGGCTTCAGAATTGGATCGACTAGAAGACGAAATGCAAAAGAGAATTCATAAGCTTCGAAAAGCTCTTGAAGAGGACCAAAACGATCATAGAAATCGATTCGAATTGGCCAAAACCTATATCGAATTTACCAGGTTATTGGTCACCAGTGAAGTCCTGGGAAATTTCTTCTTAAAAAAAGCTATCGAGTTATTAAATAAGAATTTTGATGACGGCGTCCATGATGCCAACCACAATCTCTATCGTGGCTGGGCTTTTCAATTGAAATCGAATTATGCCCAGGCGCTATTGGATTTAAAAGAAGCGATACGTCATGATAAGAGTTTGATATTGGCTTATATCGTTATGGCTGAAATCTACTTTCTCCGAGGACGATACGATTTTGTTAAAAAGATCATGAAAACCATGCCGGTACACCACCACCAGGTTGAGGAATATTATGCACATTTATACTGGGGAAATTAA
- a CDS encoding diguanylate cyclase: protein MNYRYLKDVSFSLLTFFLLIISVNIFLFPDSPGFQGLNPHPYLIVVLLVASRFGRWEGLVAAFISGLILVVYAYLDSAPYFNWSMLTEASFLISLVSFLLAALIVGEMRGFNKSFERAIVKENSDLKKENSKLKEQLEIITIIKEELENRIVGQEETVHSLYQATKSLETLDEKQFYSSLTQLTSRFTGATKVSLYVIDYPNDNIIRVARYGYEDSEDVYQKLPLKSDIFGMILNSNKLMTIKDISDDDKIFDTWQKSKNRAYAYVPISMGSVIVGILTVDDIPFLKLNISTIRILAMIAELAVPALKNIIKYQDLQDMVKIDPITNLPKYDSFETMANVEFTKAARYKLEFAILIIKVDGFEVIEQKLGHAVRVEAAKWQSHTFQTLLRTVDILATGKHSSEFIMSLPFTNTDGLLTVIDRIKKIQTQDGVDNTWNKYIKLSFGAATYHPSIKSFGDMLNLAYHSLELNSKTTQVTSEEEKVTKS, encoded by the coding sequence ATGAATTACCGATATTTGAAAGATGTTTCTTTTAGTCTTTTGACTTTTTTTCTGCTGATTATTAGCGTGAATATTTTCCTGTTTCCGGATTCACCCGGTTTTCAGGGCTTAAATCCCCATCCTTATTTAATTGTAGTGCTGCTCGTAGCAAGTCGATTTGGCCGATGGGAAGGCCTGGTGGCTGCCTTCATTTCCGGCTTGATTCTGGTTGTCTACGCCTATTTAGATAGCGCTCCGTACTTTAACTGGTCCATGCTCACCGAAGCATCATTCCTGATATCTTTAGTTTCATTCCTTCTTGCGGCTTTGATTGTCGGTGAAATGCGAGGATTTAACAAAAGCTTTGAACGGGCAATCGTTAAAGAAAATTCGGACCTGAAAAAAGAAAACAGCAAATTAAAAGAGCAACTGGAAATTATTACAATTATAAAAGAGGAACTAGAAAATCGAATTGTTGGGCAAGAAGAGACCGTTCACTCCTTGTACCAGGCAACAAAATCACTGGAAACTTTAGATGAAAAACAATTTTATTCATCACTTACCCAGCTAACATCCCGGTTCACCGGGGCTACAAAAGTCTCACTTTATGTAATTGATTATCCAAATGATAATATAATCCGAGTAGCCAGGTACGGTTATGAGGATTCAGAAGATGTGTACCAGAAACTGCCTCTGAAATCCGATATTTTCGGGATGATTCTCAATTCAAATAAGCTCATGACCATAAAAGACATTTCTGATGATGACAAAATATTTGATACCTGGCAAAAATCTAAAAATAGAGCCTATGCTTATGTGCCTATTTCCATGGGTTCGGTCATTGTTGGAATTTTAACCGTCGATGACATTCCATTTCTCAAATTGAATATTTCGACGATTAGAATTTTAGCTATGATTGCCGAACTTGCCGTTCCGGCTCTCAAAAACATCATAAAGTACCAGGATCTTCAGGATATGGTCAAGATCGATCCGATCACTAATTTACCAAAATATGATTCCTTCGAAACAATGGCAAACGTTGAATTTACGAAAGCGGCACGATACAAGCTTGAATTTGCCATCTTAATCATTAAAGTTGACGGATTTGAAGTAATTGAACAAAAGCTTGGCCATGCAGTTCGGGTTGAAGCTGCAAAATGGCAAAGCCATACGTTCCAAACCCTATTAAGAACTGTCGATATTTTAGCAACCGGTAAACATTCCAGTGAGTTTATCATGTCTCTGCCATTTACAAATACCGACGGCCTTTTAACGGTAATCGATAGAATTAAAAAAATTCAAACGCAAGACGGAGTAGATAATACTTGGAATAAATATATAAAACTTTCATTTGGCGCTGCGACATATCACCCGTCAATAAAATCATTCGGCGATATGCTCAACCTTGCATATCATTCTCTTGAGCTAAATTCAAAAACTACACAAGTAACATCTGAGGAAGAAAAAGTCACTAAATCATGA
- a CDS encoding STAS domain-containing protein, which yields MLLLTQNIKDYMHLDIQHKKEFIFVQFKRNCSLNQTNLEEFKFQVLGSVEPSNTVILNFENLEYIDSAGLTTLIHIRKKILSMNGKLLLTNVSMQIQKLLQITRLHRFFEVFNSLEEAVSSLKKTAPDRSKDHPFTLKLQVKHTDTFSIVRIKQPDSLIATNSEAFKKKILEYLSTRNAAILDFNKLRNIDSTGIACLIHLKKFVRKNNKKIILVYQDSVITRLFKLYSIEDLFPQYSDSKLAVQSLKQNIQINKLEAATQNTTPQEANNSSSFLTEEFEDILFLTDYQK from the coding sequence GCAAAATATTAAAGATTATATGCATCTGGATATTCAACATAAAAAAGAATTCATATTTGTACAATTCAAGCGGAATTGCAGTTTAAATCAAACCAACCTGGAAGAATTTAAGTTCCAGGTTTTGGGTTCTGTTGAACCATCCAATACGGTAATCTTAAACTTCGAAAACTTAGAATATATCGACAGCGCAGGATTAACAACACTCATTCATATTCGAAAGAAAATTTTGAGCATGAATGGGAAATTATTACTCACCAATGTAAGTATGCAAATTCAAAAATTGCTGCAAATTACCAGGCTGCATCGGTTTTTTGAAGTTTTCAATTCTTTAGAAGAAGCGGTTAGTTCTTTAAAGAAAACCGCACCAGACAGGTCAAAGGATCATCCATTTACCCTCAAACTGCAAGTTAAACATACGGACACTTTTTCTATAGTAAGAATTAAACAACCGGATTCACTGATCGCCACCAATAGTGAGGCTTTCAAAAAGAAAATATTGGAGTACCTCTCAACACGAAATGCTGCTATATTGGATTTCAATAAACTTCGTAATATTGACAGTACCGGGATCGCTTGTTTAATTCATCTCAAAAAATTTGTCAGGAAAAATAATAAAAAAATAATCCTAGTTTATCAGGATAGTGTCATCACTCGACTATTTAAATTGTATTCCATTGAAGACCTATTTCCCCAGTATTCCGATTCCAAACTAGCTGTCCAATCTTTAAAACAAAACATTCAAATTAATAAACTGGAAGCTGCAACTCAAAATACGACGCCTCAGGAAGCAAATAATTCTTCATCCTTTTTAACTGAAGAATTCGAGGACATTTTATTCCTGACTGATTATCAAAAGTAG